A single window of Synechococcus sp. C9 DNA harbors:
- a CDS encoding efflux RND transporter periplasmic adaptor subunit, with protein MPTWRKNSIRFLPVVGVAVLLAGGIWWWGFRPRSQKQPQVRTATVTRETLPVTIQVNGEVRPERTINISPKTAGIVRELRVREGDRVEQGQILARMDDANVRGQLTQAQGQVAAAQANLQRLQAGNRPQEIAQAQAQVQEVQAALNQAELNLKRNQTLFAQGAISQQNLELSLTERDQALARLQQAKQVLDLQKSGFRPEEIAQAQGQLQQAQGALQVIQSQLNDTILRAPFAGVVTRIYAEPGAFVTPTTSGSTVSSATSSSVLALAAMNQVVAKVPESSLPQLRLGQTAKILADAYPEEPFTGKVIQIAVQSVVEQNVNSFEVRLAVEDAQQRLRAGMNTAVTFQVGVLPNALVVPTVAIVRQERRAGVLLAENPPRFQPIRTGASVRDKTVVLEGLKEGDKVLLSFPRGERPRTQLPSLIPGLGPRR; from the coding sequence GTGCCAACCTGGCGCAAAAACAGCATCCGGTTTCTGCCCGTCGTGGGGGTAGCGGTATTGCTGGCGGGGGGAATTTGGTGGTGGGGGTTCCGTCCCCGCTCCCAGAAACAGCCCCAGGTACGCACGGCAACGGTGACCCGTGAAACCTTGCCGGTGACGATTCAGGTGAATGGGGAGGTGCGCCCGGAACGGACGATTAATATTAGTCCCAAAACTGCGGGTATTGTGCGGGAATTGCGGGTCAGGGAAGGGGACCGGGTGGAACAGGGGCAGATTTTAGCCAGGATGGACGATGCCAATGTGCGGGGGCAGTTGACCCAAGCCCAGGGGCAGGTGGCGGCGGCGCAGGCGAATCTCCAGCGGTTGCAGGCAGGGAATCGTCCCCAGGAAATTGCCCAAGCCCAGGCGCAGGTGCAGGAGGTGCAGGCGGCTCTCAACCAAGCGGAATTGAATCTCAAACGCAACCAAACCCTATTCGCCCAGGGAGCGATTTCCCAGCAGAATTTAGAATTATCTTTGACAGAACGGGATCAAGCCTTAGCCCGGTTACAGCAAGCCAAACAAGTTTTGGATTTACAAAAAAGCGGTTTTCGCCCGGAAGAAATTGCCCAAGCCCAGGGGCAACTCCAGCAGGCACAAGGCGCATTACAGGTGATTCAATCCCAGTTGAACGATACGATTTTGCGGGCACCTTTTGCGGGGGTGGTGACCCGGATTTATGCGGAACCGGGGGCATTTGTCACACCGACCACTTCCGGCAGTACGGTATCCTCGGCGACCTCTTCTTCGGTGTTGGCGTTGGCGGCTATGAACCAGGTGGTGGCGAAGGTGCCGGAAAGTAGCCTACCCCAGTTGCGGTTGGGGCAAACCGCCAAAATCCTTGCCGATGCCTACCCGGAGGAACCCTTTACCGGCAAAGTCATCCAGATTGCCGTGCAGTCGGTGGTGGAGCAAAATGTCAATAGTTTTGAAGTACGTTTGGCGGTGGAGGATGCCCAACAGCGGTTGCGGGCAGGGATGAATACGGCGGTGACCTTTCAGGTGGGGGTGCTACCCAATGCTTTGGTGGTGCCGACGGTAGCGATTGTCCGTCAGGAGCGGCGGGCGGGGGTTTTGCTGGCGGAGAACCCACCCCGGTTTCAACCTATTCGCACCGGTGCCAGTGTGCGGGATAAAACGGTGGTGCTAGAAGGCTTAAAAGAGGGGGATAAGGTACTGCTGAGTTTTCCCCGGGGAGAACGCCCCCGTACCCAACTTCCCTCGCTGATCCCCGGTCTAGGACCAAGGCGATGA
- a CDS encoding ABC transporter permease: MRGQKRQRPPGVGSAEILAMAWSALQAYRLRTVLTMLGVVIGIASVILVTAVGQGVQAATERQIQNLGTNLLQIQAGPPQVRGISQGAGNASTLTLEDAEAVATQAPSVTRVAPYLTRRRQVTYGTQNTLTPVNGVDDNFWSVRQFQVASGRVFTPMELDTAQSLVVLGATVARDLFGNDSPLGQRVRIQGALYEVIGVMAPKGSTDGFDLDDQVFIPLKSMAGRIVGQNALQGVALSGFWVQVPSAEEMEAAQFQITNLLRIRHNIYPPQPDDFRINNQGDIISAFTAITGLLTVMVGAIAAVSLVVGGIGIANIMLVSVVERTREIGIRKAVGATGAAILQQFLTEAVLVSLAGGAIGLALGVGLAWGAAQMLQIPLVLAPWAIGAALLLSAGVGLVAGVAPAQHAARLDPIVALRSE; this comes from the coding sequence ATGAGGGGGCAAAAACGCCAACGGCCCCCAGGGGTAGGTAGTGCCGAAATTTTGGCGATGGCTTGGTCTGCCCTGCAGGCGTACCGATTGCGGACGGTGCTGACCATGCTGGGGGTGGTGATTGGCATTGCGTCGGTAATCCTGGTCACGGCGGTGGGGCAGGGGGTACAGGCGGCTACCGAGCGGCAAATTCAAAACCTGGGAACGAATCTTCTGCAAATCCAAGCCGGTCCGCCCCAGGTGCGGGGGATCAGCCAAGGGGCGGGCAATGCCTCAACGTTGACCTTAGAGGATGCGGAGGCGGTGGCGACCCAAGCTCCTTCCGTAACCCGGGTGGCTCCCTATCTGACCCGGCGACGGCAAGTCACCTACGGCACCCAAAATACCCTGACGCCGGTGAATGGGGTGGATGACAATTTTTGGTCGGTGCGTCAGTTTCAAGTGGCGAGCGGGCGGGTCTTTACCCCGATGGAACTGGACACGGCGCAATCCCTGGTGGTGCTGGGGGCAACGGTGGCACGGGATTTGTTTGGCAATGACTCCCCTCTGGGTCAGCGGGTGCGGATTCAGGGTGCCCTGTACGAGGTGATTGGGGTGATGGCACCAAAAGGCAGTACGGACGGCTTTGACCTGGACGACCAGGTGTTTATCCCCTTGAAAAGTATGGCGGGGCGAATTGTGGGGCAAAATGCGCTACAGGGCGTGGCTTTGAGCGGGTTTTGGGTGCAGGTGCCCAGTGCGGAGGAAATGGAGGCGGCGCAGTTTCAAATTACCAATCTGCTGCGCATTCGTCACAACATTTATCCCCCCCAACCGGACGATTTTCGTATCAATAATCAAGGGGATATTATCAGTGCATTTACGGCGATTACGGGTTTGTTGACGGTGATGGTGGGAGCCATTGCCGCCGTTTCCTTGGTGGTGGGGGGCATCGGTATTGCCAATATCATGCTGGTTTCGGTGGTGGAACGCACTAGGGAAATTGGTATCCGCAAAGCGGTGGGGGCAACTGGGGCGGCGATTTTGCAACAATTTTTAACCGAAGCGGTGCTGGTGTCCCTGGCGGGGGGCGCAATTGGTCTGGCGCTGGGGGTGGGCTTGGCTTGGGGGGCGGCGCAAATGCTCCAAATTCCCCTGGTGTTGGCTCCCTGGGCGATTGGGGCGGCATTGCTGTTGTCCGCTGGCGTGGGTTTGGTGGCAGGGGTGGCACCAGCGCAACACGCGGCTCGGCTTGACCCGATTGTGGCTTTGCGGAGCGAGTAG
- a CDS encoding transposase, producing MIKEEKNEDLVYVDQSGMDNRDIYEYGWGLEGQRIYGQRPGKKRERISMMSGYHLGKLVAPFTWIGSCNLQVLITWLTEMLLPTIGAGKKIVLDNASFHRCQLVRKVVEAAGCELI from the coding sequence ATGATAAAAGAGGAAAAGAATGAAGATTTAGTCTATGTTGACCAGTCTGGGATGGATAATCGAGATATTTATGAATATGGTTGGGGGCTAGAAGGACAAAGAATATATGGTCAACGACCTGGCAAAAAGAGAGAGAGAATAAGCATGATGAGTGGTTATCATTTAGGGAAATTGGTTGCACCATTTACTTGGATTGGTAGTTGTAATTTGCAAGTATTGATTACCTGGTTAACAGAGATGTTGTTGCCAACAATTGGAGCAGGGAAGAAAATTGTTTTAGATAATGCAAGTTTTCATCGTTGCCAACTGGTTAGGAAGGTTGTGGAAGCCGCTGGGTGCGAATTGATATAG
- a CDS encoding IS630 transposase-related protein — protein sequence MARPYSYDLRQKAVEAVLNGAKLVEVSELFGISRRTVQRWLKMWSESGDYRPKQNYQKGHSAKITDLEGFRQFVEANQGLTQKEMGVILGVSHTTVGQALKKINFTRKKKHTLMKNKTRKSDNNLSR from the coding sequence ATGGCAAGACCATACAGTTACGATTTGCGTCAAAAAGCAGTCGAAGCAGTCTTAAATGGGGCAAAACTGGTTGAGGTTAGTGAGTTATTTGGTATTAGCAGAAGAACCGTACAAAGATGGTTAAAAATGTGGTCAGAAAGTGGTGATTATCGCCCGAAACAGAACTATCAAAAAGGTCATAGTGCTAAGATCACTGATTTGGAGGGATTTCGCCAATTTGTAGAAGCAAATCAAGGGTTGACGCAAAAAGAAATGGGAGTCATTCTCGGTGTAAGTCATACAACCGTTGGTCAAGCCCTTAAAAAAATCAACTTTACCCGTAAAAAAAAACATACTCTTATGAAGAACAAAACGAGGAAGAGCGACAACAATTTATCAAGATGA
- a CDS encoding class I SAM-dependent methyltransferase — MHESMTRMYEYRLPFLRGELAHLPERLTLTDLQSLDHYHYCGTTAIDIAIERLGITAESQVLDIGAGVGGTARYLAQQVGCRVTGLELQPQLQQMAVELTERTGLSQRVTFIQGDILAGIAGTFDAWLSLLVFLHIPDRKTLFSQCAVLLKPGGRFYIEDYVQLQSLTPVEQRVLAEQIACPYLPTLESYQQDLARAGLGVLAYENVTPLWHNWVHQRWYQFQQNQAHYRQKHGDDLVESYLHFYQAVVDLFSGGNVGGMRIWGQLLP; from the coding sequence ATGCACGAATCCATGACCCGGATGTATGAATATCGTCTGCCGTTTTTGCGGGGGGAATTGGCGCATTTGCCGGAACGATTGACCCTCACGGATTTGCAGTCTTTGGACCATTACCATTACTGCGGCACGACGGCGATTGATATAGCCATCGAACGGCTGGGGATCACCGCTGAATCCCAGGTTTTGGATATTGGGGCGGGGGTGGGGGGGACGGCTCGGTATCTGGCGCAACAGGTGGGCTGTCGGGTCACGGGCTTGGAACTGCAACCCCAACTACAGCAGATGGCGGTGGAACTTACGGAACGCACCGGCTTATCCCAGCGGGTGACCTTTATTCAGGGGGATATTTTGGCGGGAATTGCCGGAACGTTTGATGCTTGGTTGTCCCTATTGGTTTTTCTGCATATTCCTGACCGCAAAACCTTATTTTCTCAATGCGCTGTCCTACTGAAACCAGGGGGACGCTTTTATATCGAAGACTATGTGCAATTACAATCTTTAACCCCGGTAGAACAAAGGGTTTTAGCAGAACAAATTGCCTGTCCCTATCTGCCCACTCTGGAATCCTATCAACAGGATTTAGCCCGGGCGGGTTTGGGGGTACTTGCTTACGAAAATGTCACCCCGCTCTGGCACAATTGGGTACATCAAAGATGGTATCAATTCCAACAAAACCAAGCCCATTACCGCCAAAAACACGGGGATGACTTGGTGGAAAGTTATCTCCATTTTTATCAAGCAGTGGTGGATTTATTCAGCGGGGGTAATGTCGGCGGTATGCGCATTTGGGGGCAATTATTACCGTAA
- the proC gene encoding pyrroline-5-carboxylate reductase, with amino-acid sequence MTHRLGVIGGGAMAVALIQGLLTKKIYTPAEILVSHPRMERRQFWAETYGVGVSGDNQRAAEATEVVLVAVKPQQWAQVVPDLQVVSPEAVCISILAGMPLRTLEAAVPGRAWVRAMPNTPVQVGAGITALAWGTQVNEQQRQWAMQLFAAVGQVVEVPERYLNGVTAVAGSGPGYMAVLMEALIDGGVLVGLPRGLATQLVLQTVLGTAQLLQQQDLPPATLKDRVMSPAGTTSAGLLCLEQQGVRGALMQAVQSAYQRAQGLEG; translated from the coding sequence GTGACCCATCGTTTGGGGGTAATTGGCGGGGGGGCGATGGCTGTAGCCCTCATTCAGGGTTTATTGACAAAAAAAATTTATACGCCAGCGGAAATTTTGGTGAGCCATCCCCGGATGGAACGACGGCAGTTTTGGGCAGAAACCTACGGGGTGGGGGTGAGCGGGGACAATCAAAGGGCGGCAGAAGCGACGGAAGTTGTACTGGTGGCGGTGAAACCCCAGCAATGGGCGCAGGTGGTGCCGGATTTACAGGTGGTGTCCCCGGAGGCGGTGTGTATTTCGATATTGGCGGGAATGCCTCTGCGTACGTTGGAAGCGGCGGTTCCCGGGCGGGCGTGGGTGCGGGCGATGCCCAATACCCCGGTGCAGGTGGGGGCGGGGATCACGGCGTTGGCTTGGGGAACGCAGGTGAATGAACAACAGCGGCAATGGGCTATGCAATTATTTGCGGCGGTGGGGCAGGTGGTGGAGGTGCCGGAGCGTTATCTGAACGGGGTGACGGCGGTGGCGGGTTCCGGACCCGGGTATATGGCGGTGCTGATGGAAGCCCTGATTGATGGGGGCGTATTGGTGGGTTTGCCCCGGGGGTTGGCGACCCAGTTGGTACTGCAAACGGTTTTGGGGACGGCGCAGTTATTACAACAGCAGGACTTACCCCCCGCCACGTTGAAAGACCGGGTGATGAGTCCCGCCGGTACCACCAGTGCTGGGCTGTTGTGTTTGGAACAGCAAGGGGTGCGGGGTGCCCTCATGCAAGCGGTGCAGTCAGCGTACCAACGGGCGCAGGGTTTAGAAGGCTAG
- a CDS encoding cell division protein SepF, whose protein sequence is MQLLKRLRDLVSLGEPVEYDYDPGQHQTPVPQPPTSHDYREPPRRRERTPMATPTAETPTPRNPMNNPMNNVIGLPTAQPSQFEVVVMEPRSFEEMPQAIQALRERKSVVLNVTLMEPDLAQRAVDFVAGGTYAIDGHQERLGESIFLFTPNGVQVSTRSSVPSAVPLESPSTLRNTPPIWTPEAMPAYLAQ, encoded by the coding sequence ATGCAGTTATTGAAACGACTCCGGGACTTGGTGAGCCTGGGTGAACCGGTGGAATATGATTATGACCCGGGTCAGCACCAGACCCCTGTGCCCCAACCCCCCACCTCCCATGACTATCGGGAACCGCCCCGGCGGCGGGAACGTACCCCGATGGCGACCCCTACTGCTGAAACCCCTACCCCCCGTAATCCGATGAACAATCCCATGAACAACGTGATTGGTTTGCCCACCGCCCAGCCCAGCCAGTTTGAAGTGGTCGTGATGGAACCCCGTTCCTTTGAGGAAATGCCCCAGGCGATCCAGGCTCTGCGGGAGCGTAAGTCGGTGGTGTTGAATGTCACATTGATGGAGCCGGATTTGGCGCAACGGGCGGTGGATTTTGTCGCTGGCGGCACCTATGCCATTGACGGGCACCAGGAGCGGCTGGGGGAAAGCATTTTTCTTTTTACCCCTAATGGGGTGCAGGTGAGTACCCGGAGCTCCGTACCCAGTGCGGTCCCCCTGGAGTCTCCCAGCACCCTGCGCAATACGCCCCCCATCTGGACACCGGAGGCGATGCCCGCCTATCTGGCGCAATAG
- a CDS encoding YggS family pyridoxal phosphate-dependent enzyme: MSEDTLSQRLHALQTQIPPHVRLVAVTKQVPVPVIRHAYALGLRDFGESRVQEAQAKAQALADLPDITWHLIGHLQSNKARPALHLFPWIHSVDSLPLAQKLDQLSQDLPHPPHLLLQVKLRPDPQKYGWSVPELLAALPALSQLHHVKIVGLMTILPLGLTASERQQVFSELPALGAQLQPHLPLREYSMGMSDDYPQALAAGATILRLGRCLFGERPQETDFVS, from the coding sequence ATGAGCGAGGACACCCTCTCCCAACGCCTGCACGCCCTCCAAACCCAAATTCCCCCCCACGTCCGGCTGGTGGCAGTCACCAAACAGGTGCCAGTGCCGGTCATCCGTCACGCCTACGCCCTGGGATTACGGGATTTTGGGGAAAGCCGTGTCCAAGAAGCCCAAGCCAAAGCCCAAGCCCTCGCCGATTTACCCGACATCACCTGGCACCTGATCGGTCACCTGCAAAGCAACAAAGCCCGCCCCGCCCTGCACCTATTCCCCTGGATTCACAGCGTCGATAGCCTCCCCCTCGCCCAAAAACTCGACCAACTCAGCCAAGACCTGCCGCATCCCCCCCACCTGCTTTTGCAAGTCAAACTCCGCCCCGACCCCCAAAAATACGGCTGGAGCGTACCCGAATTACTTGCCGCCCTTCCTGCCCTGAGCCAATTGCACCACGTCAAAATTGTCGGACTGATGACCATCCTGCCCCTGGGATTAACCGCCAGCGAACGCCAGCAGGTCTTTAGCGAACTGCCCGCCCTCGGTGCCCAACTCCAACCCCACCTCCCCCTGCGGGAATACTCAATGGGGATGTCCGATGACTACCCCCAAGCCCTCGCCGCCGGTGCCACCATCCTCCGCCTCGGTCGTTGCCTGTTCGGGGAACGTCCCCAGGAAACGGATTTTGTATCTTAG
- a CDS encoding PipX family protein — MTVESYLNHPNFGLLYRICRLGDGSELYMTLYAHRLFFHVHYLAESLEIEPVSRNQARTLVEMHLRELRRLGKTEEYQKLQQVEKQM, encoded by the coding sequence ATGACCGTCGAATCCTATTTGAACCATCCAAACTTCGGTTTGTTGTACCGAATTTGCCGTCTAGGGGATGGGAGTGAATTGTATATGACCCTGTACGCCCACCGCCTATTTTTCCACGTCCATTATCTAGCTGAATCCCTGGAAATCGAACCCGTCAGCCGCAATCAAGCCCGGACATTGGTAGAAATGCACCTGCGGGAACTGCGGCGGCTCGGTAAAACCGAAGAATATCAAAAACTACAACAGGTCGAAAAACAAATGTGA